In the bacterium genome, one interval contains:
- a CDS encoding MliC family protein: MSRRPSLTILALAACWTGAVGCRGGADERAAAGTEIRDTFRTAPPEAYHFDCDDGTVMVVHDANLSGVDEVTVLLPGRTVRLPRLDAPAGERYGDGEVVYWRRSAREATLEVAGERLRNCVLDPALSKWEDAKLRGVSYRALGNEPGWVLEIGPERIVWITGYGGTRYVFPAATPEIDRDARRTTWRSADDGREIVIVVTGEPCLDDGDVAYPTTAGITFDGRLYTGCGRALH, encoded by the coding sequence ATGTCCCGCAGACCCTCGCTCACGATTCTCGCCCTCGCGGCCTGCTGGACGGGCGCCGTCGGCTGTCGCGGCGGCGCCGACGAACGGGCGGCCGCGGGGACGGAGATCCGCGACACCTTCCGGACGGCCCCGCCCGAGGCCTACCACTTCGACTGCGACGACGGCACCGTCATGGTCGTCCACGACGCGAACCTGTCCGGCGTGGACGAGGTGACCGTCTTGCTGCCCGGACGCACGGTGCGCCTGCCCCGCCTCGACGCCCCCGCCGGCGAACGCTACGGCGACGGCGAGGTGGTCTACTGGCGCCGCAGCGCGCGGGAGGCCACGCTCGAGGTCGCGGGGGAGCGGCTCCGCAACTGCGTGTTGGACCCCGCGCTGTCGAAGTGGGAGGACGCCAAGCTGCGCGGCGTGTCCTACCGCGCCCTGGGCAACGAGCCGGGCTGGGTGCTGGAGATCGGGCCCGAGCGCATCGTCTGGATCACGGGCTACGGCGGGACCCGCTACGTTTTCCCGGCAGCGACCCCCGAGATCGACCGGGACGCGCGCCGCACCACCTGGCGCTCGGCGGACGACGGTCGGGAGATCGTGATCGTCGTCACCGGCGAACCCTGCCTCGACGACGGCGATGTCGCGTATCCGACGACGGCCGGGATCACCTTCGACGGCCGGCTCTACACGGGCTGCGGCCGAGCCCTGCACTGA
- a CDS encoding HD domain-containing protein: MTEGTLRRVVDLLTRSARLKHLPRTGWLLRGVEAPESIAAHSHGVALIVLILLDLVDEPLDRGRALAMAVLHDLPEAVMGDMPAPASRYLPAGAKQAAEASILRELVEGTRSAERWEETWREYAAAETAEAKLVHDADQLDKFLQVLIYHRSGHRDVAEFWSLMDAHPWSCRASRELLSAIHDRAAVC; encoded by the coding sequence ATGACCGAGGGCACACTCCGCCGCGTCGTGGATCTGCTGACGCGGTCGGCTCGTCTGAAGCATCTGCCGCGGACGGGCTGGCTCCTGCGCGGCGTCGAGGCGCCGGAGAGCATCGCCGCCCACAGCCACGGCGTCGCGCTGATCGTCCTGATCCTGCTGGATCTGGTCGACGAACCGCTCGACCGGGGCCGGGCCTTGGCCATGGCGGTGCTGCACGATCTGCCGGAGGCGGTCATGGGCGACATGCCCGCGCCCGCATCGCGGTACCTGCCGGCGGGGGCCAAGCAAGCTGCCGAAGCTTCAATTCTCCGGGAGCTGGTCGAGGGGACGAGATCTGCCGAACGATGGGAGGAAACCTGGCGCGAGTACGCCGCGGCGGAGACCGCCGAGGCGAAGCTCGTCCACGATGCGGACCAGCTGGACAAGTTCCTGCAGGTCTTGATCTACCATCGATCCGGCCACCGCGACGTCGCCGAATTCTGGTCGTTGATGGACGCGCATCCCTGGTCCTGCCGGGCCAGCCGTGAATTGCTGTCGGCGATTCACGATCGGGCTGCCGTATGTTGA